The sequence below is a genomic window from Croceicoccus marinus.
TCTCCTTGTAGTCGCGGCCGTGATAGACCAGCATGTCGTGGCCGTTCTCGTCCACGGTAAAGCTGTTGTGGCCGGGGCCATAGACGCTGGTCGCTACGCTGGTCTGGAACACCGGTTGCGGCGACTTGGTCCACGCGGCCGGGTCTATGATATTGGCATCGGCATCGGCGGTCAGCAGGCCCAGCACATAGCGGTCGTCCGTCGCGCTGGCCGAATAGGTCATGAACAGTCTGCCGTTGCGCTGCAGGATCGCCTGCGCCTCGTTCACCTTGAAGCCGCGGATTTCCCAGTCCAGCTCGGGCACCGAAAGCCGCGCGGGCGCTGCCGCCAGCGTCAGCGGCGTGGCCATCGGCGCGATATAGATATTGGAATTCGTCTCGATCCCCGGCTCGCGCTGCGCCCATGCGAAATAGCGGGTGCCGTTGTGATAGAAGATCGTGGAATCGAGGTTGAAGCTGTCCCACGGCCCCTTGAATTCGCCCAGCACCGACCAGTTTCCGCTCATCGGATCGCTGCTGTCGCAGACCACGGCATAGGTGCGGATGCGGAACACGTCCTCGCCCCCGCCGCTGGGGCCTGCCGCAAAATACATCGTCCAGCGCCCGTCGACCAGGTGCAGTTCGGGCGCCCACAGGAAACCCGACATCGGGCCGGTCTCCTGGTGCCGCCACAGCACGCGCTCCTCGGCATCGGCAAGGCCCGCGATGGTGCGCGCGCGCCGCAGGACCAGCCGGTCATATTCCGGCACCGATCCCGTCATGTAATAGAAGCCGTCGTCGTGCCGGAATATCTGCGCATCGGCGCGGTTCTCGATCAGCGGATTGACGATGGTCTGCTCCGCTGCCGCCATCGGGGTGCCAAGCGATGTCGCCGAGCGGGGAGTGGTGCAGGCGACGGGAACAAGGGCGGCGCTGGCGGCAAACGCCCTGCGCGAAATTTTGAACGACATGAAACCTCTCCGGTCTTGTTATTGATCAGTATTCGGCGACGGGCCAGCCATCCTCGCCCCAGCGGATCGGCGCGATGCGCAGCTTGGGCGCGCCATCGGCATCCTTGTCATAGGCGTGATAGACGACATAGCTCGTGCCATCCTCGTCGGTGAAGAAGCCTGCATGGCCGGGGCCGCGAAAGCGCTCCTTTTCCTGAAGGTCGGCGCGCAGGAAGATCGTGCCGCCGCCCATCATCGCCTCGGTCCCGTCCTTGCCGCGATAGGGCCCGGTGACATTCCGCGAACGCGCGACGACGGTGTAATAGGTGCTGTTCACGCCCTTGCAGCAGTAATCGAACGAGTTGAGCATGTAGTACCAGCCGTCGTGCTGGAAGATGAAGGGCGCCTCGATCGGGTTCGGCCCGCCCGCGACCCCCAGCCGGCGCGCGATGGAATAGGGTTCGGCGCCCGGCGCGGGCTTGCCCGTTTCCGGATCGAGCGGGAACAGCTTGATGCCCGACCAGAAACTGCCCAGCGCGAGCCACTGGCGGCCTTCGGCATCGACGATAAGATTGGGATCGATCGCGTTGAAATCGCTGTCTTTCGTCGACATCACGACCATGCCCTGGTCCTGCCAGCGATAGTCCTTCGCGTCGGGATCCAGCGTGCGGTTGGTCGCCAGCCCGATCGCCGACCGGTTCGACCCGAACGTGCTGATCGAGTAATACAGCCGGTATTCGCCATCCACATACGAGATATCGGGCGCCCAGATCCCCTCGGTCCCCGGGATGGCTTCCTTGGCCCAGGCCGGTATCTCGTCAAACACCGCGCCCGCGTCGGTCCATCGTTCCAGGTCGGGCGAGGTCTTGATGCCGACATAGCGCCCCACCGTGCTGAAGACGTAATAGGTATCGCCCTCGCGGATGATGACCGGGTCATGGGTGATGAGATCGCCCGACAGCCTGTCGTTCAGCACCGCCGGGGACGATCCGTCCTGAGCCGAGGCGGGCTGCGCGATGGCCATGGCGGCCAAAGCCAAGGCAGGGGCGATTTTCGTGAATGTGGACATGATCAGATTTCTGCCGCTTTCCAGGCATCGAGCAATTCGCGCGCCTTCGCGCCGACATCGGCGGCGCTGTCGCCGGGGCGATAGAGGCTTCCGCCCGCACCGATCCCGAACACGCCCGCCGCGCGATATTCCGCGATGTTCGCCGCGCCGACCCCTCCCACGGCCCACAGCCGCACATCGGCGGGCAGCACTTCGCGAATCGCTTTCACATAGGGGCTGCCCAGCACCGAACCGGGAAAGATCTTCAGATCGCGCGCGCCTGCATCGATCGCCGCAAAGGCTTCGGTCGGGGTGAGAAAACCGGGCAAGAGGTCGAGCCCAAGCTCGCGCGCATGCTTCAGCACCGCCGGGTCGATATTGGGCGACACCATGAACGTCCCGCCTGCATCGTCCAGCGATTGCGCCATCGCGGCGCTGACCACCGTGCCGCCGCCGATGGCCGCATGCGTGCCGACCGCTTCCGCCATGGCAGCGATGGAGCGCGCCGGATCGGGCGAATTGAACGGCACCTCGATCAGGCGAATGCCCGCCTCGACCAGGGCTTCGGCGATGGCGGTGCTTTCCTCGGGGCGGATCCCGCGCAGGATAGCGACGATGGGCGGCGCTCCTGCATCCAGTGCGTCCTGCAGTTTCATGGCTTGTCCTTCCGTTCGGCGCCGCGCGCCAGTTCCAGTCCGGCGATGACGGCAGCTTCGGCATCGATCCGCCGGGCGGTCCGACCGGACTGTGCCAGCGCGCGTTCGTAGAGCGCTACCAGCCCCGGCTCGCCGATCAGAGCGACGTCGCTTTGCGGGTTCGACAGCGCTGCCAGCTCGGCAGCGATCAGCAGGCCGGACAGCAATCCGCGCGACCATTCCCGCGACTTGCCGTCCAGCATGCGGGCCGCGCGCGCCTCGAACAAAGCGGTCATCACCGGATCGCCGCGACGCGCCAGGCCGCGCTCGAACCCGTCGTCGAACGTGCCGCTGCCGGGCGAGAGCTGGCCGGTCAGCGTCGATTGCTCCGACAGCAGCGCGAAAAACTCTCCCGTAGGCCAGGTCGAGAACGCCTCCACCGCGCCATCGCGCAGCCGCACCCATTTGCAATGCGTGCCGGGAAGGGCGATCACATGCTCCCCCCGCGCCAGCTCGGGATGGAGCGACAGCGCGCCAAAGATCTGCGTCTCCTCGCCCCGCATGACATCGGGCACTCCGCCAGAACGGCAGCTGAGCCCCGGCAGCACCACGACGGGCAGACCTGCTACGGTCAATCGCGACCGCGACCGCAGCCAGTCGTCGCGGCTGGCGGGGCAGGGGGCATAGCCCGCCTCGACCAGAGCGCCGCGCGCGCCCGCCATGCCGCACAGGGTCACGCTTTCCAGCGGTCCTTCGGCCAGCCATTGCCCAAGCCTGTCGGCCAGCACGGCGCTGGCGCTGCCGGCCGCGGTCCCGATCCCCGGCCCGTCGAGGCGACCGGTCACCGCTCCGCCGCTGATGCGATAGAGCCGCAACCGGCTGGTGCCCCAATCGCCGAGGACATGGGCAGTGCTCATCTTGTGGCCCGCATCACCGGTTCAATCGTGGAACGGTTCGACGATCTGGCGATGGCCGCGCAGGAATGCATCGGCGACCAGTCGGAACGGATCGATGTCGACATCGCTGCGACCCCCGCGGATCAGATTGCCGAAACGCGAATAGAGGCCCGGATATTCCAGATCCTCGTTATGCTCGGTGCCTGACGGCAGGGTCAGCACGGCGCCGCCTTGCGACAGCTTGCAGGTGCCCGCATCGGTTTCGACCACGATATCCCAGCTCTGCGGGCCGGTCTGCCGCCAGTCGAGGTCCATGTGGATGGGCGCCCCGCCAGCATCGGCGAAATCGATGTCCGCCGCGATGGGCGCGGCGCGGTTTTCGGGAATGCTCAGCCTCGCGTTCTTCATGAACACCGGCTGCGGCAGGATATGCGTCAGGATAGACAGCGCATTGATGCCCGGGTCGAACACGCCAAGCCCGCCCGGCTCCCAGATCCAGTCCTGCCCCGGATGCCAGACGCGCACATCCTCGCGCCAGACGATCGAGACCTTGTGCACGGTTCGGTCGGACAGCCATGCCCGCGCCGGCGCGACCCCCGCCGCGAAGCGCGAGTGCCACGATGCGAACAATGTCACGCCCACCTTGTCGGCCCGCTCGCGCAGCGCGACGACTTCGGACAGGGTCGCGCCGGGCGGCTTTTCCAGGAACACGTGAATGCCCCGCTTCAGCGCCTGCACCGCCAGATCGTAGCGAACCTGCGGCGGCGTGCAGAGCGCCACCGCGTCGACGGCGGGGCCCTTTTCCAGCAGCTCGTCCAGGCTGTCGAGATGGGGAATACCCTCCGGACCCCGGTGATTCGGACTGACCGTGGCGGCCAGGCTGAAGGCGGGCGTGCTCTCGATCGCGGGGATATGCTGGTCGCGGGCGATCTTGCCGACGCCCACGATGGCGATGCGGATCGGCTCCATGACCTACAGCGCCTTCACGGTGACGGCACGCTCTTCGGCGCGGGTCAGCGTGTTGGATACCGGCAGGGTGAAGGGCGCGGCGGTAATCTCGAACACGTCGCCCTCCTGCGTCTGGATCCCGTCGCTGAACGACAGGGTGGCGGTGCCGAAGAAATGAACGTGGACGTCGCCCGCGCGGCGGAACAGATCATATTTGAAGTGGTGATGTTCCAGGTTGCCGAAGCTGTGCGACATGTTCGCCTCGCCCGACAGGAACGGCTTTTCCCAGATCGTCTCGCCGCCGCGCAGGATGCGGCTGGTGCCCTCGATATGGCCGGGCAGCTCGCCGATCATCAGCTCGGGCCCGATCGCGGCCTGGCGCAGCTTGGAATGGGCGAGCCACAGATAATTGTGCCGCTCGGTCACATGGTCGCTGAACTCGTTCGCGATGGCGAGACCAAGGCGATAGGGCGTGCCGTCGTCGCCGATGACATAGATGCCCGCAAGTTCGGGCTCCTCCCCGCCGTCCTGCGCGAAGGAGGGCATGGTGAACGCCTCCTTCGGCCCGACAAGCTGCGAACCGTCGCCCTTGTAGAACCATTCGGGCTGCTGCCCGACGGAGCCGGCAGCGGGCTTGCCGCCCTCCAGCCCTTCCAGGAACATGCGCATGGAATCGGTCACATTCTCGCCCGATGCGGCCGCCTTGTGCATCTTGTCGCGCCCCTCGGCCGAACCGAGATGGGTGAGGCCGGTGCCGGTCAGCAGCAGATGGGCCGGATCCTGGTGATCGATGGGCGCGATCAAATGGCCCTTCTCGTACTCCGCCGCGATATCGACCGATGCGCCCGCACCGCAGCCGCGTGCCGCGGCCTCCAGCGTCTGGCCCGCCGCGATGGCGCGCAAGGCAAGCTCGCGCGTGCTGGTCACGCCTTCAAGGAAATGGGCGTTATCGTCCTCGGCGAGGATGACCGAGCGCGCGCCATCGGCCGCGCGATGCTGAAGCAGGCGAAGAAAGGACATGCAGATATTCTCTCCCTGTCGCGGCGCGCCCCTTGTTGCCGGGGCGCGCCGCGAGGATGGTGGACTTGTCAGCTGACGGTAAGCTTGCCGTCGACCAGGCGCGGCACGCCGTCACCCTTGGCATCGTCGCGCAGTTCGGGCGGAAGCAGGCCCTGCGCGAAGTTCTGGTAGCTTACCGGACGCAGGAACCGGTCGATGGCAAGGCTGCCGACCGATGTCGTGCGCGGATCGGTGGTCGAGGGGAACGGACCGCCATGCACCATCGCGTGGCAGACCTCGACCCCGGTGGGCCAGCCATTGACCAGGATGCGCCCGACGCGGCGTTCCAGCACGGGAACGAGGCGTCCGGCAGCAGCCTGGTCCGCATCGTCCATGTGCAGCGTCGCGGTGAGCTGGCCTTCGACGGCCTCGAGCACCTGCTTCAGCTCCGCCTCGTCCTTGCAGCGGACGATGACTGACGAGGAACCGAACACCTCGTGCGCGATCTTCGGCTCGGCCAGGAACTTCTCGGCCGAAGTCTGGAACAAGGCGGTGCCGCCGGTGGTGACGCTGCCTTCCTCGCCCTTGGCCAGCATGTCGACGCCGGGCAGGCCCGACAGGACTTCCAGCCCCTTGGCATAGGCGGAAGCGATCCCCTTGGTCAGCATGGTCTGCGGCTTCGATTCCGACACGCCGCCAGTGGCCGCGGTGATGAAATCCTCGATACCGTCGCCCTCGATCGCAAGGACCAGGCCGGGATTGGTGCAGAACTGGCCCGCACCCATCGTCAGCGACCCGACGAAGGCGGTGCCCAGGTCGGAACCGCGTGCCTTCAGCGCATGCGGCAGCAGGATGACGGGATTGATGCTCGACATCTCGGCATAGACCGGGATCGGCACGGGACGTTCCTGTGCCAGCTTGGCCAGCGCCAGGCCGCCCGCGCGCGAGCCGGTGAAGCCGACCGCCATGATGTGCGGATCCTGCACCAGCGCGGCGCCCAGCTCGTTCGAGGGGCCGGACAGGTGCTGGAACACGCCTTCGGGCAGTCCGCTTGCCTTGACCGCCCGGCTGATCGCATCGGCGACAAGCCCGCCGGTGTGGGGGTGCGCGGGGTGGCCCTTGACCACGACCGGGCAGCCCGCCGCCAGCGCCGAGGCGGTGTCGCCGCCCGCGGTCGAGAAGGCGAGCGGGAAGTTCGACGCGCCGAAGATCGCCACCGGACCGACCGGGATCATGCGCAGGCGCAGGTCCGGGCGGGGCAGGGGCTGGCGGTCGGGCATGGCGGGATCGATGCGGATCTGCTCCCACTGGCCCTTGCGCACGACATCGGCGAACATTTTCATCTGGCCGCAGGTGCGACCACGCTCGCCTTCGGCACGGCCCTTGGGCAGGCCGCTTTCGCGGGTGTAGGCTTCGATCAGCTCGTCGCCGATGCCCATGATTTCGTCAGCGATTCGCTCGAGGAACGCGGCGCGCTCCTCGTTGCTGGTCGCGCGATAGGTGTCGAATGCGGCGTCGGCAGCGGCGCAGGCCGCCGCGACATCTTCGGGCCCATGGACGGTGAGGGGGTCGCCATGGGCTTCGCCGGTTTCGGCAACCACGGATCGGAATTCAGTCATTGAGATCTCCCTATTTACTCCGACATATTACGGGCACACGATAAACGCAATCTTTGTCGTTCCTTCCCGTCCGCGGGACTGATAGGCTCGGCGCCGGAAGGGACGGATTATTGTGACAACCGATAACATTGCGAAAGAAGATGACCTTAGAAAGTCATCCAAGGACGTGCGCGGTCCCGGACGGCGCCTTCACGGCGCGATCGCCCACAAGCTGGGGACCGAGATCTTGTCCGGCAAGTACCAACCGGGAGACATTTTGTCCGGAGAGGTCGCTTTTGCCGAGGAACTGAAGGTTTCGCGCAGCGCCTATCGCGAGGCGATCCAGGTCCTGACCGCCAAGGGACTGGTCGCCAGCCGGCCCAAGGCGGGCACCCGCGTCCTTCCGCGCGACCGCTGGAACCTGCTCGACCCCGAAGTGCTGGGCTGGGCCTTTGCGGGCGATCCCGATGTCGATTTCGTCCGCAGCCTGTTCGAACTGCGCGCCATCGTCGAACCCGCCGCCGCGCGGCTTGCGGCCCAGCGGCGCGACAAGGACGATCTGAAGGTGATGAAGACCGCGCTGGCCGACATGCGCCGCCACACGCTGACGACCGACGCGGGGCGCGCGGCGGACCGCGATTTCCACAACGCCATCCTGCAGGCGACGCGCAACGATGCGCTGATGGTGCTGAGCGCCAGCATCGGCGCGGCGGTCAACTGGACCACCCAGTTCAAGCAGCGCGCCCGCGCCTTGCCGCGCAATCCCATTCCCGATCACGCCAAGGTCTATGACGCGATCGCATCGGGCGACGCGGATGCGGCGGCGGCGGCGATGAACGTGCTGGTCGACCTAGCGCTGGACGATACGCGCAGCGCCATGGAGGAATGACCCGGCGCTGAGCAGCCAAGAGAGGAAGCGCGGCCAAAGAAAAAGGGCGGCACCACCGGGTGCCGCCCTTTTCGTTTGCCGGTTCCGCCGGGTTCAGGCGGCTTCCTGCACCACCTCGGGTTCGGGCAGGGCGGCGGTCGGCTTGCTGCCCCACAATGCGTAGAACAGGATGTACAGCTCGCACACCGCGGTCAGCAGGAACGAGAGCTGCAGGCCGTACTGATCGGCCAGCCAGCCCTGGACCACCACCAGCGCACCGCCGGCGATCGCCATGATCAACAGGCCCGACCCTTCCTCGGTCAGCGGGCCCAGGCCCTTGATGCCCAGCGTGAAGATCGTCGGGAACATGATCGAGTGGAACAGGCCCACCAGGATCAGCGACCACATCGCAAGCTCTCCGCTGGCGAACACGGTGACGATCATCACGACGAACGCGCCGACCGAGAACACCGCCAGCACCTTGGCGGCATCGAAGCGCTGCATGATCGCCGAACCGGCGAAGCGGCCCACCATCATGCCCGCCCACAGGAAGGTCAGGTAACGGCCCGCTTCCTCATAGGTCAGGTTGGCGATGTCCGGCTGCGCGACGAAATTGACGAACAGATTGGCGACGCCGATCTCGGCGATCAGATAGATGAAGATAGCGGGCACGCCGAACACCAGGTTGCGGTGCTTCCACAGCGACAGGTGCTTGCGCTCCTCCTTCGTGCCGCGCGCATTGGCGGAACCCATCGCGGGCAGCGGGAAGCGCGCGATGACGATGGCCAGCACGATCAGCACCGCGGCGACCAGGCCATAGGGCAGGATCACCGATTGCGCGTCGGCGATGCGTTCCGCCTCGGTCAGGACGGTGCCCGCCTCGGCCGTGCCGCCGCGCGAGCGGCCCAGGATCAGATAGGCACCGAACAGGGGCGCCAGCATCGTGCCCGCCGAATTCATCGCCTGCACCAGGTTCAGGCGCGAGGACGCGGTTTCCGGCTTGCCGACGACCGCGACATAGGGATTGGCCGCCACCTGCAGCAGGGTGATGCCGCACGCGATGACGAACAGCATGGTCAGCGTCACGCCATAGGACGGCAGGCTGGCCGCCAGCATCATCCCCAGCGAACCTGCGGCCATCACCAGCAGGCCCACGACCAGCGATTTCTTGTACCCGATCCGCTCGATCAGCTTGGCCGATGGGATGGAGGCCACGAAATAGGCGATGAACCACACCGATTCGATCAGCGTGGTCTCGGTATAGTTGAGGTCGAACACGCTGCGCAGATGCGGCAGCAGCGTATTGTTGATGACCGTGATGAAGCCCCACATGAAGAACAGGCTGGCCAGCAAGGTCAGTGCCGGGCCATAGCGCACGACCGTGCCGTCGGGTGCCCTGGGCACTGAACCGGCGGAAGAGGGCCCGGTGGAAGGGGGCTGGGAAGGCATCGGTTTCCTCTCTGTCACTGCGCGGCCTGCTTTGGTGCGAAGCGGCTTGCGCTTGTTCTATTTGTCCGACTATATGCGCCTAATGGCCTCGTCAATGGGGCACGATAACTCCATGCATAATCGGGAGCGTTTTGGGAATGAGGAAACTCTGCAGCATCATGGCCGGATCGGCCATTCTCGCCATCTCCGCCTTCACGGCCCCCCTGGCCCACGCGGCAGAGGCGACGCAGACCAGCTTCGGCACGCTGTCCGACGGGACCGAGGTGACCGAGATCACGCTGACCGGCGATAACGGGGTGTCGGTGTCGATCCTGACGCTGGGCGCCACGCTGCACGAATTCATGGTCCCCGACCGCGACGGCAATGTCGAGGATATCCTGGTCAGCTACGAGGATCTGTCCGACTATGCCGAGGCGCCCAACTATTGGGGTGCGACCATCGGCCGCTATGCCAATCGCATCGCGGGCGGCAAGTTCACGCTGGACGGCAAGACCTATCAGCTGACGCAGAACGACGGCGAGAATTCGCTGCACGGCGGCGGCAATGCCTGGGACGTGCGCAACTGGAAGGTCGAATCGGTCAAGTCCGGCGACACCGCCAGCGTCCGCCTCTCGCTGATGAGCCCTGATGGAGAGGCCGGCTATCCCGGCGCGGTGAACGCGGCGGTCACCTATTTCCTCGACGATGCAGGATCGCTGCGGATCCAGTTCGACGCGGCGACCAACAAGCCCACGATCATCAACATGACCAACCACGCCCTGTTCAACATGGCGGGCGAGGGGGCCGAGGAAGGCGCGATGGGCAATGTGCTGACCGTTCCCGCCAGCCATTACACCCCGGTGAACGAGAACCTGATCCCCACTGGCGAGCTGCGTGCGGTAGAAGGGTCGGTGTTCGACTTCCGCGCGGGCAAGCCGATGCACGACGGGCTGCGCGACGGCACCAACCAGCAGATCGTCTATGGCCGCGGCTTCGACCATAATTTCGCGCTCGACAAGGGCGTTACCGCCCAGCCCGAAATGGCCGCCCGGCTGGCCGACCCGGTCTCGGGCCGCGTGCTGGAAGTGCTGACGACCGAACCGGGGCTGCAGGTCTATACCGGCAACTTCCTCGACGGGACCTATATCGGCAAGAACAGCCACGTCTATCGCATGGGCGACGGCATCGCGCTTGAACCGCAGAAGTTTCCCGATGCGCCCAACCAACCCGAATTCGCCTCAACCCGCGTCGATCCCGGCAAGCCCTACCGGCATGTCATGATCTATCGCGTATCCGTGGACCGCTGAACCGAGATCCCATTGACATGACCGATACCCAGAAACCGAAGCTGCGTTCGCGCGCCTGGTTCGACAATCCCGACAATATCGACATGACGTCGCTCTATCTCGAGCGCTATCTGAACTTTGGCCTCAGCCTGGAAGAGCTGCGCTCGGGCAAGCCAATCATCGGCATCGCGCAGTCGGGCAGCGACCTGTCGCCCTGCAACCGCCACCATCTGGTGCTGGCGGAACGCATCCGCGAAGGCATCCGCGAGGCGGGCGGCATCGCGATCGAGTTTCCGGTCCACCCGATCCAGGAAACCGGCAAGCGGCCCACCGCTGGGCTGGACCGCAACCTGTCCTATCTGGGACTGGTCGAGGCGCTGTACGGCTATCCCATCGACGGCGTGGTGCTGACCACCGGCTGCGACAAGACCACGCCCGCCATGCTGATGGCGGCGGCGACGGTGAACATTCCCGCGATCGCCCTGTCGGTCGGCCCGATGCTGAACGGCTGGCACAAGGGTGAGCGGACCGGTTCGGGCACCATCGTGTGGAAGGGCCGCCAGATGATGGCGGCGGGAGAGCTGGACGACGAGGGCTTCATCAAGCTGGTCGCCAGCTCCGCACCCTCGACCGGCTATTGCAACACCATGGGCACGGCGACCACGATGAACTCGCTGGCCGAGGCGCTGGGCATGATGCTGCCCGGTTCCGCCGCGATCCCGGCGCCCTATCGCGACCGCCAGGAATGCGCCTATCACACCGGCAAGCGCATCGTGGAGATGGTGCACGAGGATCTGAAGCCCTCGGACATCATGACGCTGGAATCGTTCCGCAACGCGATCGTCGTCAATTCCGCCATCGGCGGGTCGACCAACGCGCCGATCCATTTGGCCGCCATCGCCCGCCATATCGGCGTCGACCTGCCGCTCAAGGACTGGCAGACGCACGGCCATCACGTCCCGCTGCTGGTGAACCTGCAGCCCGCGGGCGAATTCCTGGGCGAGGATTACTACCGCGCGGGCGGCGTGCCCGCCGTGGTCGCGCAGCTGATCGCGCAGGGCCTGATCCAGGAAGGCGCGATGACGGTCAACGGCAAGACCATCGGCGACAATTGCCGCGACGCCACGATTGAGGATGACCGCGTGATCAAGCGGTTCGACGACCCGATGGTGAAGGACGCGGGCTTCCTGGTGCTGTCGGGCAATCTGTTCGACGCCGCGATCATGAAGACCAGCGTGATCTCGCCCGAATTCCGCCAGCGCTACCTGTCCGACCCCGACGATCCCGAGGCTTTCGAAGGCCCCGCCGTCGTGTTCGACGGGCCCGAGGATTATCACCATCGCATCGACGATCCGGCGCTGAACATCACGCCCAGGACGCTGCTGTTCATGCGCGGGGCGGGGCCGATCGGCTATCCCGGTTCGGCAGAGGTGGTGAACATGCGCCCGCCCAAATATCTCATCACCGAGGGGATTTCGGCGCTGCCGTGCATCGGCGACGGGCGCCAGTCCGGA
It includes:
- a CDS encoding IlvD/Edd family dehydratase — translated: MTDTQKPKLRSRAWFDNPDNIDMTSLYLERYLNFGLSLEELRSGKPIIGIAQSGSDLSPCNRHHLVLAERIREGIREAGGIAIEFPVHPIQETGKRPTAGLDRNLSYLGLVEALYGYPIDGVVLTTGCDKTTPAMLMAAATVNIPAIALSVGPMLNGWHKGERTGSGTIVWKGRQMMAAGELDDEGFIKLVASSAPSTGYCNTMGTATTMNSLAEALGMMLPGSAAIPAPYRDRQECAYHTGKRIVEMVHEDLKPSDIMTLESFRNAIVVNSAIGGSTNAPIHLAAIARHIGVDLPLKDWQTHGHHVPLLVNLQPAGEFLGEDYYRAGGVPAVVAQLIAQGLIQEGAMTVNGKTIGDNCRDATIEDDRVIKRFDDPMVKDAGFLVLSGNLFDAAIMKTSVISPEFRQRYLSDPDDPEAFEGPAVVFDGPEDYHHRIDDPALNITPRTLLFMRGAGPIGYPGSAEVVNMRPPKYLITEGISALPCIGDGRQSGTSGSPSILNASPEAAAMGGLALIQTGDRVRIDLRKGTVNLLLPEEEIAARRADLEAKGGYPYPASQTPWQEMQRNLVGQMNTGAILEGAEKYQRIAQTMGLPRDNH
- a CDS encoding aldose epimerase family protein; its protein translation is MRKLCSIMAGSAILAISAFTAPLAHAAEATQTSFGTLSDGTEVTEITLTGDNGVSVSILTLGATLHEFMVPDRDGNVEDILVSYEDLSDYAEAPNYWGATIGRYANRIAGGKFTLDGKTYQLTQNDGENSLHGGGNAWDVRNWKVESVKSGDTASVRLSLMSPDGEAGYPGAVNAAVTYFLDDAGSLRIQFDAATNKPTIINMTNHALFNMAGEGAEEGAMGNVLTVPASHYTPVNENLIPTGELRAVEGSVFDFRAGKPMHDGLRDGTNQQIVYGRGFDHNFALDKGVTAQPEMAARLADPVSGRVLEVLTTEPGLQVYTGNFLDGTYIGKNSHVYRMGDGIALEPQKFPDAPNQPEFASTRVDPGKPYRHVMIYRVSVDR